The following are encoded together in the Oceanobacillus zhaokaii genome:
- a CDS encoding PQQ-dependent sugar dehydrogenase yields MIKVKVSLQPIVSKINLPTVLKTAILPGDSTERLFIATQVGEIFYIGNGTIRTFIDIRPQIIKLGTSEQGVSSSGYDERGLLGLAFHPEFYYNGLFYLHYSVAGTQGPGALSEPFKPNPCDPRTLKLRWTNRETQYDHIDTIEEWGLQTNGSPQKRRTLLNIRRPFFNHNGVNSLNFSPETGNLVLTTGDGGSGYDPFNLSQDDMEIAGKIIEIDVAKNTFINNPPVVTRFNELPVPIQETLTVIAKGVRNIPGISFQRFYNQYIKYVGNVGQDLVESIFSFVQYKPIPVTQLIQASLMKPTPDLEGIINFGWRGWEGAFPTSFIRRCTTNPALDEKTIAYFNEAIISSVKRIHPITSYYHKDPRPDKFGGTALTGVQAYMGNEIPNLTGSVVFTDLATESQPIRGGLAFTRVSADCKLNDYSVIETDYNFGSVSAYYVTLGTNLDQTRLYLGVYRSMKVTDLNQGTVYEIVP; encoded by the coding sequence TTGATAAAAGTTAAGGTTAGTTTACAGCCCATTGTAAGTAAAATAAACTTACCCACTGTTTTGAAAACAGCGATACTTCCTGGTGACTCAACTGAAAGATTATTTATTGCAACCCAGGTAGGAGAAATCTTCTACATAGGAAACGGGACTATAAGGACTTTTATAGACATTCGTCCGCAAATCATAAAACTTGGTACTTCTGAACAAGGTGTTTCTAGTAGTGGATATGATGAACGGGGACTCTTAGGGTTAGCGTTTCATCCGGAATTTTATTATAATGGTCTGTTTTATCTTCATTATTCAGTAGCAGGAACACAGGGTCCAGGTGCTCTCTCTGAACCATTTAAGCCTAACCCGTGTGATCCGCGAACTTTAAAACTAAGATGGACAAATAGAGAAACTCAATATGATCATATTGATACCATTGAAGAATGGGGTTTACAAACGAATGGCAGTCCTCAAAAACGGCGAACATTACTTAATATAAGAAGACCATTTTTTAATCATAACGGTGTAAATAGCTTAAACTTTTCGCCTGAAACCGGAAACCTCGTGTTAACTACCGGAGATGGTGGTTCAGGCTACGATCCATTTAATTTAAGTCAGGACGATATGGAAATCGCTGGTAAAATTATTGAGATTGATGTAGCGAAGAATACATTTATCAATAATCCGCCCGTAGTCACACGCTTTAATGAACTTCCTGTACCTATTCAGGAAACGCTGACGGTAATTGCCAAAGGTGTTCGCAATATACCGGGCATTTCATTTCAAAGGTTTTATAATCAGTATATTAAATATGTCGGAAATGTCGGACAGGATTTGGTAGAGTCGATTTTTTCATTCGTTCAGTATAAACCAATACCGGTTACTCAGCTTATTCAAGCTTCTTTAATGAAACCTACACCTGACCTAGAAGGAATTATTAACTTTGGCTGGCGGGGATGGGAAGGTGCTTTTCCCACTTCTTTCATAAGGAGATGCACTACAAACCCGGCTTTGGATGAGAAAACAATTGCATATTTCAATGAAGCAATAATTTCCTCGGTGAAGCGTATTCACCCAATCACTAGTTATTATCATAAAGATCCCCGACCCGATAAGTTTGGAGGAACTGCACTTACAGGAGTGCAAGCCTACATGGGGAATGAAATCCCAAATTTAACAGGAAGCGTCGTTTTTACCGATCTTGCAACAGAATCTCAGCCGATTAGAGGGGGATTGGCTTTTACCAGGGTAAGTGCAGATTGCAAACTAAATGATTATAGTGTTATTGAAACCGATTATAATTTTGGGTCCGTGTCAGCTTATTATGTTACTTTGGGAACGAATCTTGATCAAACAAGACTGTATTTAGGGGTATATCGATCTATGAAAGTGACTGATCTTAACCAAGGTACTGTTTATGAAATTGTTCCATAA
- a CDS encoding DUF2187 family protein: MAGIGDEISFKSGVKGIVEKIYQNSVIVTVTENSTDLEFEGDKTVVGHKNYEII, encoded by the coding sequence ATTGCAGGAATCGGTGACGAAATTTCATTTAAGTCTGGTGTAAAGGGGATTGTCGAAAAGATTTATCAAAATTCAGTGATTGTAACGGTTACTGAAAATTCTACCGATTTAGAGTTTGAAGGAGATAAGACAGTGGTTGGACATAAAAATTATGAAATTATCTGA